A single genomic interval of Lathyrus oleraceus cultivar Zhongwan6 chromosome 7, CAAS_Psat_ZW6_1.0, whole genome shotgun sequence harbors:
- the LOC127102422 gene encoding U11/U12 small nuclear ribonucleoprotein 25 kDa protein, giving the protein MGEGAEYKSDLKKEKVLKALLEDPILSDVPKNPSLEDVETLIGLELGSAMRISVLKLDSTSLDVIVMNTATVKVLKLAIKKKVNYMEQSSMGHRHISWKSVWANYCLSFDNNKLLNDDDALQDLGVRNNSQVHFVPYVMTKESRRHSKRRNHRFFHGLSKLF; this is encoded by the exons ATGGGTGAAGGTGCAGAATACAAGAGCGATTTGAAGAAGGAGAAGGTGTTGAAAGCTTTATTGGAAGATCCAATACTCAGTGATGTACCAAAGAATCCATCTTTGGAAGATGTGGAAACACTGATTGGACTTGAATTGGGTAGTGCAATGCGAATTTCCGTTTTGAAATTGGATTCAACTTCGTTGGATGTGATTGTTATGAATACGGCAACGGTGAAGGTTTTGAAACTTGCTATCAAGAAGAAAGTGAATTACATGGAACAATCTAGCATGGGTCATCGTCACATTTCTTG GAAGAGTGTGTGGGCTAATTATTGTTTGTCATTTGATAATAACAAGCTCTTAAATGATGATGATGCGCTTCAAGATTTGGGTGTGAGGAATAATTCTCAG GTACATTTTGTACCATATGTGATGACAAAAGAATCTAGAAGACACTCAAAAAGGAGAAATCATCGGTTTTTTCATGGTCTTAGTAAGCTTTTCTGA